In Glycine max cultivar Williams 82 chromosome 7, Glycine_max_v4.0, whole genome shotgun sequence, a single window of DNA contains:
- the LOC100797312 gene encoding erlin-2-B isoform X2 produces MFNSTVVVQKLVFEFPVLEAGAISGYRIWFSIETVLLPSASPSFQNSLSILHQVPEGHVGVYWRGGALLKTITEPGFHLKMPFITQYEPVQVTLQTDMVIDIPCGTKGGVMISFGKIEVVNQLHKEFVFETLLNYGVHYDKTWIYDKIHHEINQFCSSHSLQQVYIDVFDQIDEKMKDALQVDCTRYAPGIEILSVRVTKPTIPESIRRNFEQMEEERTKVLIAIEKQKVSEKEAETMKKMAISEAEKNANVSKILMEQKLLEKDSARRQEEIENAMYLAREKSLADADFYRVIKEAEANRLKLTPEFLQLKFIQAIANNTKIFFGDKVPNMILDQRLLGNLLHDVSRGRTTTAKADI; encoded by the exons ATGTTTAATTCAACAGTGGTAGTTCAAAAGTTGGTTTTCGAATTTCCGGTCTTAGAAGCTGGAGCGATCAGCGGGTACAGAATCTGGTTTTCCATTGAAACA GTTTTGCTTCCTTCAGCGTCACCATCCTTCCAAAATAGCTTATCCATTCTGCACCAAGTCCCTGAAGGCCATGTGGGGGTATATTGGAGAGGAGGTGCCCTTCTGAAAACAATTACAGAGCCAG GCTTCCATCTAAAGATGCCTTTTATAACTCAGTATGAACCTGTTCAAGTTACACTTCAAACAGATATG GTGATAGATATACCCTGTGGTACTAAAGGTGGTGTTATGATCAGTTTTGGGAAGATTGAG GTTGTGAATCAACTCCATAAGGAATTTGTCTTTGAGACATTGCTCAACTATGGTGTACATTATGATAAGACATGGATATATGACAAGATTCATCATGAGATTAATCAGTTCTGCAGTTCTCATTCTCTGCAACAAGTCTATATTGATGTCTTTGATCag ATTGATGAAAAGATGAAAGATGCTCTTCAAGTTGACTGCACTCGCTATGCTCCAGGAATTGAGATCTTAAGTGTCCGTGTCACAAAGCCAACTATTCCAGAAAGCATAAGACGCAATTTCGAACAAATGGAAGAGGAGCGTACTAAG GTCTTAATAGCTATTGAGAAACAGAAAGTATCCGAGAAGGAGGCAGAGACTATGAAGAAGATGGCCATTAGTGAGGCCGAGAAGAATGCCAATGTTAGCAAGATCCTTATGGAGCAAAAATTATTGGAAAAGGATAGTGCTAGACGACAAGAAGAAATAGAGAATGCAATGTACCTGGCACGTGAAAAGAGCCTGGCAGATGCAGACTTCTACCG TGTAATAAAGGAAGCTGAAGCAAACAGGTTGAAGCTCACCCCTGAATTTCTTCAGCTTAAATTTATTCAGGCCATTGCTAATAATACGAAGATTTTCTTTGGAGATAAG GTTCCTAATATGATTTTGGATCAGAGGCTGCTTGGGAACTTACTTCATGATGTTTCTAGAGGGAGAACTACAACGGCCAAAGCAGATATCTGA
- the LOC100811705 gene encoding X8 domain-containing protein precursor: MALLVYLVLFLALTDHSSALYCLCKDGVSDQTLQKAIDYACGSGADCTPILQNGACYQPNTVKDHCNYAVNSYYQRKGNAPGTCDFAGAATTNANPPTASSGCVYPSSPSNTGTTPSIGSPPGTTPSTGGTTPGTSTTPTTFGMSPTSTTGINNDNGANSKGTDDTKLLLLFFVVTLWLAIRI; encoded by the exons ATGGCTCTTTTGGTGTATCTTGTGCTTTTCCTAGCCCTCACTGATCATTCAA GTGCTCTTTATTGTTTATGCAAAGATGGTGTGAGTGATCAAACCCTTCAGAAAGCAATAGATTATGCTTGTGGAAGTGGAGCTGACTGTACCCCTATTCTCCAAAATGGAGCTTGTTACCAACCCAACACTGTGAAGGATCACTGTAACTATGCAGTTAATAGCTATTACCAGAGAAAGGGCAATGCTCCGGGAACCTGTGATTTTGCAGGTGCTGCCACAACCAATGCAAATCCACCTA CTGCATCATCTGGATGCGTCTACCCCTCAAGTCCTAG CAATACAGGAACAACACCATCTATTGGTTCACCACCAGGCACAACACCATCAACAGGTGGTACAACTCCAGGGACAAGTACAACACCCACCACATTTGGAATGAGTCCAACATCTACAACTGGTATCAACAATGACAATGGAGCTAATTCAAAAGGCACCGACGATACTAAGTTGCTATTGCTCTTTTTTGTTGTAACCCTTTGGTTAGCAATCAGGATCTAG
- the LOC100797312 gene encoding erlin-2-B isoform X1, protein MDLQQRTTASPLSPPPPARQSHDSTSILFTFLSFFAIVALVLLPSASPSFQNSLSILHQVPEGHVGVYWRGGALLKTITEPGFHLKMPFITQYEPVQVTLQTDMVIDIPCGTKGGVMISFGKIEVVNQLHKEFVFETLLNYGVHYDKTWIYDKIHHEINQFCSSHSLQQVYIDVFDQIDEKMKDALQVDCTRYAPGIEILSVRVTKPTIPESIRRNFEQMEEERTKVLIAIEKQKVSEKEAETMKKMAISEAEKNANVSKILMEQKLLEKDSARRQEEIENAMYLAREKSLADADFYRVIKEAEANRLKLTPEFLQLKFIQAIANNTKIFFGDKVPNMILDQRLLGNLLHDVSRGRTTTAKADI, encoded by the exons ATGGATTTGCAGCAACGAACAACGGCTTCTCCTCTGTCGCCGCCGCCGCCGGCGCGACAAAGCCACGATTCCACCTCCATTCTCTTCACCTTCCTCTCGTTCTTCGCCATTGTCGCTCTG GTTTTGCTTCCTTCAGCGTCACCATCCTTCCAAAATAGCTTATCCATTCTGCACCAAGTCCCTGAAGGCCATGTGGGGGTATATTGGAGAGGAGGTGCCCTTCTGAAAACAATTACAGAGCCAG GCTTCCATCTAAAGATGCCTTTTATAACTCAGTATGAACCTGTTCAAGTTACACTTCAAACAGATATG GTGATAGATATACCCTGTGGTACTAAAGGTGGTGTTATGATCAGTTTTGGGAAGATTGAG GTTGTGAATCAACTCCATAAGGAATTTGTCTTTGAGACATTGCTCAACTATGGTGTACATTATGATAAGACATGGATATATGACAAGATTCATCATGAGATTAATCAGTTCTGCAGTTCTCATTCTCTGCAACAAGTCTATATTGATGTCTTTGATCag ATTGATGAAAAGATGAAAGATGCTCTTCAAGTTGACTGCACTCGCTATGCTCCAGGAATTGAGATCTTAAGTGTCCGTGTCACAAAGCCAACTATTCCAGAAAGCATAAGACGCAATTTCGAACAAATGGAAGAGGAGCGTACTAAG GTCTTAATAGCTATTGAGAAACAGAAAGTATCCGAGAAGGAGGCAGAGACTATGAAGAAGATGGCCATTAGTGAGGCCGAGAAGAATGCCAATGTTAGCAAGATCCTTATGGAGCAAAAATTATTGGAAAAGGATAGTGCTAGACGACAAGAAGAAATAGAGAATGCAATGTACCTGGCACGTGAAAAGAGCCTGGCAGATGCAGACTTCTACCG TGTAATAAAGGAAGCTGAAGCAAACAGGTTGAAGCTCACCCCTGAATTTCTTCAGCTTAAATTTATTCAGGCCATTGCTAATAATACGAAGATTTTCTTTGGAGATAAG GTTCCTAATATGATTTTGGATCAGAGGCTGCTTGGGAACTTACTTCATGATGTTTCTAGAGGGAGAACTACAACGGCCAAAGCAGATATCTGA
- the SGF14Q gene encoding 14-3-3-like protein GF14 iota, producing the protein MSTEKERETQVYLAKLSEQAERYEEMVECMKTIAKLDLELTVEERNLLSVGYKNVIGARRASWRIMSSIEQKEESKGNESNAKLIKNYRQKVEEELSKICSDILSIIDQHLVPSSTSGEATVFYYKMKGDYYRYLAEFKTDQDRKEAAEQSLKGYEAALATASTDLPSTHPIRLGLALNFSVFYYEILNSPERACHLAKQAFDEAIAELDTLSEESYKDSTLIMQLLRDNLTLWTSDLPEDGGDEIKTEEVKPAETVEH; encoded by the exons ATGTCCACGGAGAAGGAGAGAGAGACCCAAGTTTACTTGGCCAAGCTCTCTGAGCAAGCCGAGAGATATGAAG AGATGGTTGAATGCATGAAGACAATTGCAAAACTTGATCTAGAACTGACTGTGGAAGAGAGGAACCTGCTCTCAGTGGGATATAAGAATGTGATTGGTGCAAGAAGAGCCTCTTGGCGCATCATGTCATCAATTGAACAGAAGGAAGAGTCTAAAGGAAATGAGAGCAATGCAaaactgataaaaaattatCGCCAAAAGGTCGAAGAGGAACTGTCCAAGATTTGCAGTGATATTCTCAGCATTATTGATCAGCATCTTGTTCCTTCTTCCACCTCAGGAGAAGCCACCGTTTTCTACTATAAGAT GAAAGGTGACTATTATCGATATCTAGCCGAGTTCAAGACCGACCAGGACAGAAAGGAGGCAGCTGAGCAATCACTGAAGGGATATGAG GCTGCTTTAGCTACTGCAAGCACAGATCTTCCATCAACACATCCAATCCGTCTTGGACTTGCACTCAACTTCTCAGTCTTCTATTATGAGATACTGAACTCTCctgaaag GGCCTGTCATTTGGCTAAGCAAGCTTTCGATGAGGCAATTGCAGAGTTAGACACCTTGAGTGAAGAGTCATACAAGGACAGCACTTTGATCATGCAGCTGCTGAGAGACAATCTCACTCTCTGGACCTCCGATCTACCTGAGGATGGAG GTGACGAAATCAAAACAGAAGAAGTCAAACCTGCTGAAACTGTTGAG CACTGA